One part of the Pecten maximus chromosome 1, xPecMax1.1, whole genome shotgun sequence genome encodes these proteins:
- the LOC117330453 gene encoding putative cell agglutination protein pfl5, protein MTLLDNDTTTMTLLDNDTTTMTLQDNGTTTMTLLDNDTTTMTLLDNGTTTMTLLDNGTTTMTLLDNDTTTMTLLDNGTTTMTLQDNGTTTMTLLDNDTTTMTLLDNGTTTMTLLDNGTTNMILLDNCTTTMTLLDNGTTTMILLDNCTTTMTLMDNGTTTMILLDNGTTTMILLDNCTTTMTLLDNGTTNMTLLDNGTTTMTLLDNGTTTMTLLDNGTTTMTLLDNGTTTMTLLDNGTTTMTLQDNCTTTMVLLDNGTTTMILLDIGTTTMTLLDNGTTTMTLLDNGTTTMTLLDNDTTTMTLLDNDTTTMTLQDNGRTTMTLLDNDTTTMTLLDIGTTTMTLLDNGTTTMTLLDNGTTTMTLLDNDTTTMTLLDNDTTTMTLQDNGTTTMTLLDNDTTTMTLLDNGTTTMTLLDNGTTTMTLLDNDTTTMTLLDNGTTTMTLQDNGTTTMTLLDNDTTTMTLQDNGTTTMTLLDNGTTTMTLLDNDTKTMTLLDNGTTTMTLLDNGTTTMTLLDNGTTTMTLLDNGTTTMTLLDNGTTTMTLLDNGTTTMTLQDNCTTTMVLLDNGTTTMNLLDNGTTTMNLLDNGTKTMTLQDNCTTTMVLLDNGTRTMNLLDNGTTTMNLLDNGTTTMNLLDNGTKTMNLLDNGTTTMNLLDNGTTTMTLLDNGTTTMTLLDNGTTTMNLLDNGTTTMNLLDNGTKTMNLLDNGTTTMNLLDNGTTTMNVLDNDTTTMTLLDNDTTTMTLLDNDTTTMT, encoded by the coding sequence ATGACCTTACTGGACAATGATACAACGACTATGACCTTACTGGACAACGATACAACGACTATGACCTTACAGGACAATGGTACAACCACTATGACCTTACTGGACAACGATACAACCACTATGACCTTACTGGACAATGGTACAACGACTATGACCTTACTGGACAATGGTACAACTACTATGACCTTACTGGACAACGATACAACCACTATGACCTTACTGGACAATGGTACAACGACTATGACCTTACAGGACAATGGTACAACCACTATGACCTTACTGGACAACGATACAACCACTATGACCTTACTTGACAATGGTACAACTACTATGACCTTACTGGACAATGGTACAACGAATATGATATTACTAGACAATTGTACAACCACTATGACCTTACTGGACAATGGTACAACGACTATGATCTTACTGGACAATTGTACAACGACTATGACCTTAATGGACAATGGTACAACTACTATGATCTTACTGGACAATGGTACAACGACTATGATATTACTAGACAATTGTACAACCACTATGACCTTACTGGACAATGGTACAACTAATATGACCTTACTGGACAATGGTACAACTACTATGACCTTACTGGACAATGGTACAACCACTATGACCTTACTGGACAATGGTACAACCACTATGACCTTACTGGACAATGGTACAACCACTATGACCTTACTGGACAATGGTACAACTACTATGACCTTACAGGACAATTGTACAACGACTATGGTCTTACTGGACAATGGTACAACGACTATGATCTTACTGGACATTGGTACAACTACTATGACCTTACTGGACAATGGTACAACCACTATGACCTTACTGGACAATGGTACAACCACTATGACCTTACTGGACAATGATACAACGACGATGACCTTACTGGACAACGATACAACGACTATGACCTTACAGGACAATGGTAGAACCACTATGACCTTACTGGACAACGATACAACCACTATGACCTTACTGGACATTGGTACAACTACTATGACCTTACTGGACAATGGTACAACCACTATGACCTTACTGGACAATGGTACAACCACTATGACCTTACTGGACAATGATACAACGACTATGACCTTACTGGACAACGATACAACGACTATGACCTTACAGGACAATGGTACAACCACTATGACCTTACTGGACAACGATACAACCACTATGACCTTACTGGACAATGGTACAACGACTATGACCTTACTGGACAATGGTACAACTACTATGACCTTACTGGACAACGATACAACCACTATGACCTTACTGGACAATGGTACAACCACTATGACCTTACAGGACAATGGTACAACCACTATGACCTTACTTGACAACGATACAACCACTATGACCTTACAGGACAATGGTACAACAACTATGACCTTACTTGACAATGGTACAACCACTATGACCTTACTGGACAATGATACAAAGACTATGACCTTACTGGACAATGGTACAACTACTATGACCTTACTGGACAATGGTACAACTACTATGACCTTACTGGACAATGGTACAACCACTATGACCTTACTGGACAATGGTACAACGACTATGACCTTACTGGACAATGGTACAACCACTATGACCTTACTGGACAATGGTACAACTACTATGACCTTACAGGACAATTGTACAACGACTATGGTCTTACTGGACAATGGTACAACCACTATGAACTTACTGGACAATGGTACAACCACTATGAACTTACTGGACAATGGTACAAAGACTATGACCTTACAGGACAATTGTACAACGACTATGGTCTTACTGGACAATGGTACAAGGACTATGAACTTACTGGACAATGGTACAACCACTATGAACTTACTGGACAATGGTACAACCACTATGAACTTACTGGACAATGGTACAAAGACTATGAACTTACTAGACAATGGTACAACCACTATGAACTTACTGGACAATGGTACAACGACTATGACCTTACTGGACAATGGTACAACCACTATGACCTTACTGGACAATGGTACAACCACTATGAACTTACTAGACAATGGTACAACTACTATGAACTTACTGGACAATGGTACAAAGACTATGAACTTACTAGACAATGGTACAACCACTATGAACTTACTGGACAATGGTACAACCACTATGAACGTACTGGACAATGATACAACGACTATGACCTTACTAGACAATGATACAACGACTATGACCTTACTGGACAATGATACAACGACTATGACCTGA